The Thiorhodovibrio frisius genome segment GAATATACTCCATGTGGTAGCGACGCATTTCGCGGGTGGGCTCGACGCAGCGATCAAGTTCCGCCGCCTTGGAGCCCGGCACAACAAAGCCGCCGATGGCCTCGGCGCGGGCCACCCCGGTACTCGTCAATGCGCTACCCATTACTGTCAGCACCATCAGAGTGAAACAACCCGCGAACCACCAAGGGTTGGTGACTTTCGCTTCCGTCATGAACGCCTCCGGATATCCTGTGTGATCTCGTCCGCCTTCCTAGAACATCGTCGGATCAAACATCTTGGCCTGTATCTGTCGTCCGGGTCAGCCCTGAGATGGCGCGGTGTCAAAAGTTGACGCCGCGCCCCCTCTAAGTGGACTCGGTGGACTTACTCGCCTAGCCCCATCTTGATGTAACCGGTCGGGCAGACATCGGCGCAAATATGACAACCAATGCACTTGGCATAGTCGGTATCGACATAGCGACCGGTCGTGCTCTCGCTCTTATTGACGCGGAAGACAGCATCCTGCGGACAGAAGATCACGCAGTTATCGCACTCAAAGCACATGCCGCAGCTCATGCAACGTTTGGCCTCGTTGATGGCTTCTTCTTCGGCGTAACCGATCACCCGTTCCTTGAAGTGGCCCAGCACATCATCGGCGCTTGGGACTTCTTCCTTGCGATGAATGCGCGGGGTGTATTGGTAATGCCCCAAGAAAAGTTCGTCGTGCGGGATGACCTCGGCACCGGAGCGATCCTCATAATTGTGGATGGCATACTTGGCGTCAGAGGTACCGCGCAGATCGCCGTTGTGGGCGTCAAAGTGCTCAGGAGAAAGCTCGGCTTCGTTGAGTTTGGCGAGAAGATCGAAGTGATGGACATCGACCTTGGGTCGCCGCTTGTGCTCGGCCTGGCCCAGGTAGGCGTCAATCGACTCAACCGCGACCCAGGCCTGACCGATGGCCGTGGTCAGCAAATGCGGGCGAATGATGTCGCCGGCAACAAAATGACCCGGCTTGTCGGGCACCTGGTAGAACTTATCGGAGTTCATCAGACCGCGACCGTTGTCGAACTGCTCTAAGCCAGTCAGATCGCCGCCTTGGCCGATGGCCGAGACGATGATGTCCGCATCTAGTACCCGCTCGGTCCCTTCCACCGGCGTTGGACGGCCGTCGGTCATCTGGCAGTCGGCAACTTTCAGGCCAATGGCGCGACCTGCGTCGTTCTTGATGACTTCTACCGGCATGACACCATCGAGCACGGTCACGCCTTCTTGCAGAGCGTCGTCAACTTCATGCTCGGCCGCAGTCATCTTGTCCCGGGTAAACAGTGAGGTCAGGGTCACTGTGGCGCCTTCTGCCGCAGCAGCCGTGGCCGCGTCATGGGCAACATAGCCGTCGTGAATCACAGTCTCGGGCAGATCGCTCTTGTTGGTCTTGGAGATATGACCAAGACGGCGTGCGACCGAGACCACGTCGATAGAGGTATCGCCGCCACCAACGCAGACCACCTTCTCGGCTGTCACTTTCATGCGGCCTTCGTTAAAGGCTTTGAGAAAGCCCACGCCCGAGACGCAGTTGGGCGTGCCGTCCCAGCCAGGCACTGGCAGACCGCGACCGCTCTGACAGCCGATGGCCCAGAGCACGGCGCCATAGTCTTTTTCGAGTTGTTCAACCGTAATATCCACACCCACCTTGGTGTTGAGCTTGACCTCAATCTTGCCCATGTCGAGGATACGGTTGATCTCGGAGTCCAGAGCGTCGCGCGGCACACGATAGCCAGGGATGCCGAAGCGGAACATGCCGCCGAGACCAGAATTGGCCTCGAAGATGACCACTGCATGGCCCTTGCGACGCAATTGATAGGCGGCCGCGAGACCCGCTGGACCGCCACCGATGATAGCCACGGTCTTGCCCGTATCAGCCGGGGCAGACTCGAATTTGTAGCCGTTGGCAATAGCGGTGTCGCCGATGAACTGCTCGACCGCATTGATGCCGACGAAGTCTTCCACCTCGTTGCGGTTGCAACCGTCCTGACAGGGTGCGGGGCAGACGCGGCCCATCATCGACGGGAAAGGATTGGCATCGGTGGAGCGGCGGAAGGCGTACTCTTGCCAAGTCACGTCCTGGGGTGGCTGCTCCAGCCCGCGCACAATCTGTAGCCAGCCACGGATGTCTTCGCCGGACGGACAGCTTCCCTGGCAGGGTGGCGTCTTGTGGACATAAGTCGGGCACTTGTGAGAAGTGTCCTGAACAAAAATCTTATCGGTCAGGCTGTCCCAGACATTGTCGCCGTCTTCATACCGGCGCCAGGAAAGCTTGGTCATTTCTTCACTTGAAGTCGCCATCGGGTCACTCTCCTCCGGACTGGAACCCCAGAGGTTCCGTCTATCGCTATCCGTTACTCAAAGCGGGCCCGGTCAGAATTAACCGAAGCCCAGAATTAGGGAAGCGCTGATTTATTCAGTGTCTGAGAATTTGAGCCGAGATGCATCAGTCACTTAGCAAGCGACCTCGGCCGAAAACTCGAATAAATCAGCGTCTCCTTAGGTTGTTCAGGCCGTTGCCTGGGCCGACTCGCTGCTTTGCTCGTCGCTCTCCTTGCCGGTCAGGATGATTGCGTTCGACACTAACTGGTGAATACCCACGATCTGATCCATGTCCATGCCGTAGTAGGGCAGCACCTTGGTGAACTGAGTCTTGCAGATGGCGCAGATCGCGGCCATGTGGGTCACGGCCTTTTCCTGGATAACATGGTTCAGCGCCTCAATGCGCGGCTGCGCACCCTTGACGCGCACCTCCATCAGGTCGTCGGTCAGCAGACCACCGCCGCCGCCGCAGCAGAAGGTCCGATCACGGATGGTCTCTTCATCCATGTCGTAATAATGGTTGCAGACCTCGCGGATGATGGCGCGCGGAATATCGAACTGCCCGCCCGGTTTATCCCCCATGCGCGAGGCGCGCGCGACATTGCAGGAATCGTGATAGGTCAGCACCTTGTCGTCGTTCTGCGACTTGTCGAACTTGAGCTTGCCTTGCTGGATAAGATCGTAGGTGAACTCGCAGATGTGCTGCGGGATCGGATAACGCTGATCGAGAAAATCCCAGGGGCCGGCCAGCGTGTTCAAAAAGCTATAGGCCACACGCCAGGCATGGCCGCACTCGCCAAAGACGATGCGCTTGACACCAAGCTTAATGGCTGCCTCACGAATGCGCAGCGCCACTCGGCGCATGTTGTCGTAGGAGCCGATGAACATGCCGAAATTGGCGGCTTCAGAGGCATAAGTACTCATCGTCCAGCTCACACCGGCCTCGTGGAATACTTTGCCATAGCCAATTAAGCCATCGACATGGGGCTCAGCAAAGAAATCGGCCGAGGGGGTGACCAACAGAATCTCGGCACCCTCCTGGTCAACCGGGAATTTGACTTCAACCCCGGTATCGTCAAAAACGTCTTCCTCGAGTCCTTCAAGGGTGTCAATCAGCGCTGGGCCAGGCAGACCCAAGTTGTTGCCGATCTTGTAGACCTTGCCAATGATCTCGTTGCAGTACTTCTGCCCAACACCGATGTGATCCATGATCTCGCGCGCTGCCATGGATATTTCTGCCGTATCAATGCCGTAGGGACAGAACACTGAACAGCGACGGCACTGAGAACATTGGTGGAAATAGTTGTACCAGTCCCCGAGCACGTCCTCGGTCAGCTCAGTCGCGCCGACCAGATCCGGGAAAAACCGCCCGGCAAGGGTGAAATACCGCCGATAGACCTTTCGCAACAGATCCTGACGACCAACTGGCATGTTTTTGGGATCATGAGTGCCCAGGTAATAGTGGCACTTGTCGGTGCAGGCGCCGCACTTGACGCAAGAATCCAGGTAAACACGCAGCGATCGATAGCGTCCAAGCAGATCGCCCATCTTGTCGATGGCCTTTTTCTGCCAGTCCTCCACCAGTTCGCCGGGAAAACCCAGCGCATCCTGAAATTCCGGCTTGGACTTAAAGGTCTTGGAGTGCGCCATGACGCCCGGTTCAATCTCCGGGATTTCTGCGTACTCCTTGAGCTCGGGGACCTGAAAATTTGCCTTAGCCATGTATCAACCCCATTTCTCAAACTCGGAATCCGGCGGCCTTGATCATTGCCTCATACTGCCAGCATGCGTGGGTGCCTAATTGCACTGCCGGGATGGCGCTGCCTGGGATTGCAATGGCGGGATTGCAATCCTGATCACGCTCATTACTCTTGCTCGAGCCGTTTCGCCCAAGGCGCAATATGGCGTTGCTCGCGCGGGTTATCGACCTGATTGCGCGTTGGGCTGAAAAACAGTCCTGGCGCATGGAGCAGTTTGCTGTAAGGGAAAATAATCATCAGCAGCGCGACTAGCAACAGGTGCAGCAGCAGGACTGGATCGGCCGGCAGAACAAACACTTCAAACTGGTACAGGCCAGCAAAGAATTCTTTCACTCGGATGATATCGGTGTGCACCACAAAGCGCATCATTAGACCCGTCAGGCCAATGGCGATCAGCAGTCCCAGAATCAGGTGATCGGAGCGCGATGAAATGTAGCGCACCCGGTCAACGAAAAAGCGTCGCGTCCAGAGCCCAGCAAGTCCGACGATCATGGCCATGCCACCATAAATGCCAAAGGGCTGAATCATCTGAATGGGCACAGGCACCGGGTCGATGAAATAGCGCAAATGGCGCAAGGTCACCAACAGCAGCCCAAAGTGAAACATCCAACTGAAGATCCAGGTCCATTTATTACCGCGAAACAGGCTCTCGAACAGCACCACTTCGCGCGTCATGCGCAGCGCCACACCGACGCGGGTGGTCGGAGCAGGCGTGGTCGGGATCTTCAGCGGCGCCGGCGTGCGCGCATATTGCAGAATCTTGAACGCCACACCGCCAAGCAACACCAGTGTCGCAAAGTAGAACAAATAGGCGTAGATATCCGAGATAAAGGACATAATCGCGCGACCTCAGTCTTCAGCCTCAGTCTTCAGTCGTAACGCTGCGGCGGTTCATCGAGCCGCAGCACGGCTCTCCGGCCCGGAGACGCTCACACCCAGTAAACCAAGGGGATGCGAACGCCCGATATCCGGAGAGCGCGCAGTTGCGCCGGTCAGACGCAGCCGGTTGGCTTAGGCAGACCCGCGTAACGGCAAGCCTGCTTGGCTGGGCCATACGGGAAGAGACCATACAGATACTTGCTGTTGCCCTTGTCCTTGCCCATCTTTTTGCCGACGGCCTTGGTCAGAACGCGCACGGCCGGAGCAATCTGGTATTCCTCGTAGTACTCACGCAGGAAGTTAATAATGTCCCAGTGCTCGTCGGTCAGTTCCAAGTCGTCCTCCTTGGACATGACTTCGGCAACGCCGGCCTCCCAGTCGTTGATATTGGCCAGATAGCCTTCTTCGTCAGTCTCAAAGCTCTTGCCATTGACTTCGATCGGCATAGTCGTCTCCTGAGGTTCGTTTGAATCAGTTGAATGAAGTGGTGAAAATTACAACCAGGCCTGGACGGCATCGGCTTGCGCGGCGAGATCCACAAAGCCGCCGTAGTCCACGACGCTGATTCCATTAATCAGGCGATCCTCGTCAAAGCCACGGGCTTTGAGATCCTCGCCCAGCACATACACTTTAACCGATGTGAGCGCGCGCTCGACAGTCTCGGCTGCGGCGGTACCTTTAAGCGCGCCATAAATGCCATCTTCAAACAGCAGCACGGCGGCACCCTCGCTAACATGCGCCAGACAGGACTCCAGCGAGGACTTCTCGAAGGGCGACTTGTTGACGGTGTGAAGCTTACTCATGCGGGGCTCCCTTAAAAGCTGAAGACAACGTCGGACTCATCCATCAGCGCGGCCATTTCGGCACGCGAGACGAGCGCGATGGAGTCTTTCTCGGCATAGTCCTCGTCCTCGTCCTCCCAGACTAGGTGCTGCAGGTCGTCAAGCGACAGGCCGCGCTCTTCGAGGGATTCTTTCTCGACAAAGATCTTTTTTACGTCATAGTCTCCAAGGGCGGCGTAAGTCGGCGAGAAATTCTTCATGCCGATGCCGGCGGTCTCTTGGCCCTTGGTGAGCTGGTAAACACCATCGTCAACAAAGGCGAGGCTGACATCCTGGTCGAAAGCCGCGCCGATCAGGACGACCTCAAGCGACTCCCACGCATAAATGGTGCCGTAGGGCGCCTTGCGGTTGAGATACAGAAATTTTTTGACTGTTGCAGACATATTTTCGTGCTCCTATGGCTGGGCGCGGCTGCTAACTGGCACGGCCTCAGTCGCCGAAAACGACCAGACGTTCGGCCTGAATTGCCGCCTCGACCAACTGCCCCAGACCGGAAATGCGGAAGCGCGGGTGAATATTGGTCGCATCCTTGCCGTTACGCTTCGCCTCACCCTCATCCACCATGCCACGGCGCTGGGCTGCGGCTACGCACACCACCATGTCGAGATCGTGCTGCTCGGCCAGCGCGGCCCAGCGCTCGACGACATTGCGGTCATCTTGCGGCGGTGTGGTCAGCCGACTCGCGTTATCGACGCCGTCGTGATAGAAGAACACACGAAAAACCTCATGCCCCTTATCGAGCGCCGCCTTGGTAAAAAAGTACGCGGAGTCCGACGCTTGGTGCTGGTAGGGTCCTTCGTTGATCTGAATGGCAAACTTCATGAACTACCTCGCCTAAGGTTCATAGTCCCGGCCACCCCGGTAAATGAATCCATGAGATTCACGGTCAATTGCTCAGGTCCGGAACATGGACCTGTGCCCTACTCTTGCCCGATGGCACAGCCCGCTGGCCGTGCCACCCGGCACCGCATCAGAAGCGGATGTAGGACGATGAGTTAAAGCTGGCTCGCGCACCGCGCCAGGTATCGATGTGATACTTGGTGAAGGGCAACTCGACTTCCTCGAAGAAGCGCGGCCAACCAATGCGCTCGATCCACTCGTTCACCCGCTCCCAGTCACGCGCACCTTCTTTATAAGCCTTAAGAATTTGCTTGACGATAGCGGTGGCCTCGGGCCAGCGCGGCGGATTATTGGGGATACCGGCTGCGACCAGCTTTTGGAAAGTCGGCTTGCCGCGTGCGTTGGAGTGATTACCGCCCACCCAGATCGCCAGCTTGGAGTGCTCGGCGTCGTTAATCTGCATCGGCGGACAGGGCGGATAGCAGGCACCGCAGCAAATGCACTTGCGCTCGTCGACTTCGAGCGAGGGCTTGCCATTGACAATGGCCGGACGGATAGCTGCGACCGGGCAGCGCGCTACAACCGATGGCCGCTCGCACACATTAGCCACCAGATCGTGGTTGATTTTGGGCGGCTTGGTGTGTTGGATATTGATGGCGATATCGCCCTGGCCACCGCAGTTGATCTGGCAGCAAGAGGTGGTGATATGCACCCGGTTGGGCATGGTGGCGTTGCGGAACTCATCAATGAGTTCATCCATCATCGACTTGACCACGCCCGAGGCATCGGTGCCGGGAATGTCGCAGTGCAGCCAACCCTGGGTGTGGGAGATCATGGCGACCGAGTTTTGGGTACCGCCCACCACAAAGCCAGCATCTTCGAGCGCACTGATCAGCGGCTGAACTCTGGCCTCTTCGGTCACCATGTACTCAATGTTAGAGCGCAGGGTGAAATGCACAAAGCCGTCAGCAAACTCATCGCCAATGTCACACAACTTACGCAGCGTGAAAACATCCAGAATGCGCTGGGTGCCGGCCTTCACCGTCCATATTTCGTCGCCACTGTAGGCCACATGGCGCAGCACGCCGGGACGGGGATGCTCGTGGTACTTCCACTGGCCAAAGTTTTTACGCATCGTCGGATGCATGTACTGCCAGGGATCGGGACAGCCGGATTCAATCGGCTCACGCATATCTTTTGCAGCCATCGACTTTCCTCCAGTTCGTTGGCTCCGCCGCCCGTTTCCGGGCAGCTGGAATTCTGTCGCGCCGGCCGCCCTTCAGTGGGCTGAGCCGGCATTACAAAGGGATTGGATTAACCGGCCGCGCGTTGCTCGGACTGACGCTCGAACCACTGCTCCGCAGCCTCATCCCAGCCATCCAGTCGGATGTAGGAACTCTGACGCGGATGTGCGAGCATGTTCGGGTCGGCCTCAATGCCGATGCCGTCGAGGAAGTTCGCCAAGCCGATACGCTCGATCATCTCACCGCAGCGCTCGTGCTCTAGACCGTTCTCCGCCCAGAAGTCGATGATGGTCTCGGCGAGCTCGACCATGCTCTCGTAGTCTTCCTCGGTCTCAAGCTTCTTGAAGGGAACCAGCACGGTCCCCATCAGATCGCCGATTTTGAGCGTGCGCTTACCGCCGATCAGGATGGTCACGCCCTTGTCGTCACCGGGGTGCAACGCCTTGGGCATGACATTCAGGCAGTGCATGCAGCGCACGCAGTCGCGGTTGTTGACTTCGATCGAATCGTCGTCGTTCAGCGACAGGGCATTGGTCGGACAACGGGTGATGACGTTATCAATGATGTACTGGCGGCCCTTGGTCTTGACGTACTTCTTGATCTCGTCCTGATCGACCTTCATATCGTCGCGCCAGGTGCCAAGAACCGCGAAGTCGGAGCGCTCGATGGCGTTCTGGCAGTCGTTAGGGCAACCAGAGACCTTAAACTTAAATTTATACGGCAAGGCCGGGCGATGGACATCGTCGGTGAAGTTATTGACCAGCATGCGATGAGACTTCAGCTCATTGGTGCAGGACATTTCGCAGCGCGCCGAGCCGACGCAGGACATCGCGGTACGCACGCAGGGGCCAGCACCACCGAGGTCCCAGCCATAGTCGTTGACTTCGTCGAAAAAGTGCTGGGTCGCCGGCGTATCGGCACCGATAAACATGATGTTACCGGTCTGACCATGGAAGGTCACAAGGCCAGAGCCATGCTTTTCCCAGCTGTCGGCAAGCTGGCGCAGCATCTTGGTGCTGTAATGGTTACCTGCCGGCGGCTGCACCCGCAGGGTATGGAATTCCTTGGACTTCGGGAAGGCAGCACCCACTTCAGAGAAGCGCGGGATAATGCCACCGCCGTAGCCAAAGACAGACACGGTGCCACCTTTCCAGTAACCCTTGCGAGTTTCGTAAGAGTGCTCAAGCTGCCCGAGCAAGTCATTGGTCATCGAGTTGATGCGCTCTTCCGGGTGTTCGTCGCGCAGCCGCTTGATGCCAGAAATAAAGCTCGGCCAGGGCCCGGTCTCGAGCTGGTCGAGCATCGGGGTGTGGTGCTTCTCGATTGCCATAGCGCAAATTCTCCCGAAACAGAAAAAAATTTGTCAGGGCTGCGGCAGCCTGCCGAACGCTCATGGTCCCGACCGCCCCGGAGGCTACAGCCGTTATTTCACGGTCATCCTGCCGGTTAATCCCTATCAGCCGCTACTTTAGTCCGACCAAAACGCTGGGTCTACTCCACCATTAGGAGGGGCTAGCCCCCTCACCTATCCCTTTGGAGATAGTTGACAGAAAAGATTTTCCCCAGAGATTCAGACATCTAGGACTGTCAGCCGAAAACCTGAGACGGAAATCTTAGCCGCGCGCTTGCGGAATGTCAAAATCCTCTAATATTAGCAATCTCTCATATAGCAGCCGCTAGCCGGCTTGGCCCTGAGCCGCGCGGGGCTTGTGTTCCGTTCCGGGCGCACTAATGTCACCTCAAACGACAAAGATCGCCGCTTGCTCGACGAGCGTCCCACTGCTGCTCTGCCCATGGCCGCGACAGTTGTTTTCGATAAACCGCGACTGCATCTTGCGCCACAAGCGAAAGGCTGGCGCGGGCCAGATCACCGACCGGCACCATCGGGAGTCCCACCCCTTATGTTGAAACTCAGCGAAATTCTCGTCGCCAATCAGGAGCTGGAAAGCTTCGATGACCTGCTCCCCATCATTCAGGCCATTGCCCGCGACGGCGAGCGTTTTTTCCGGATGGACGTCAAACCGCCCTTTCCCGACACCCCGGAGAATTGGGAAGACCGGCTCGAAGCCACCTTCAGCGGCCTGGTGCGCTAAGGAGCCAGCCGACTTGCCCGACCTGACGTCGACAACCACCAGCGCCGCTAGCGCCCCCTGTCCGCCGCCCGAGGTTGCCACCATGGATTTTCACGACATCACCCGGTCGCACTTGGCCGATACCGCCGCCGACTCCGTGCGTCCCCGCTCGGCCGAGGAAGCCGCACTCGAAAGCCACCTGAGCACCCTGCAGGAACAATACCGCGACCTCGAGCGCGCCAAAGCCAAAACCGGCGCCAGCGTCCATGCGAGTCACGAACAAGGCGCCGAACTCCAACTTCAAATCGCGCGCACCCTGGTCAGCCTTGAACGCGGAGCAGAAGCCTGGCCCATGGCGCGCGAGGCGCTCGACAGCCTGATCAGGGCACGAGATTTCGAATCCGCCGCCGATTGCTGTGATGTGCTCTTCCGCGCCGAACAGCCGCAGTCGCTCTCGGCGCTCGGCCAGGGCATCTGGCTGGCTGTCACCTACCCAATCGATCCCGAGCTATCCATGGAACTGCTGAGCCATGTGATCGAAGACACCCCGGACGACGCCGACGGCGCGGCGGTAGCGGCCACCACGGCGCTTTTT includes the following:
- a CDS encoding NAD(P)-binding protein gives rise to the protein MATSSEEMTKLSWRRYEDGDNVWDSLTDKIFVQDTSHKCPTYVHKTPPCQGSCPSGEDIRGWLQIVRGLEQPPQDVTWQEYAFRRSTDANPFPSMMGRVCPAPCQDGCNRNEVEDFVGINAVEQFIGDTAIANGYKFESAPADTGKTVAIIGGGPAGLAAAYQLRRKGHAVVIFEANSGLGGMFRFGIPGYRVPRDALDSEINRILDMGKIEVKLNTKVGVDITVEQLEKDYGAVLWAIGCQSGRGLPVPGWDGTPNCVSGVGFLKAFNEGRMKVTAEKVVCVGGGDTSIDVVSVARRLGHISKTNKSDLPETVIHDGYVAHDAATAAAAEGATVTLTSLFTRDKMTAAEHEVDDALQEGVTVLDGVMPVEVIKNDAGRAIGLKVADCQMTDGRPTPVEGTERVLDADIIVSAIGQGGDLTGLEQFDNGRGLMNSDKFYQVPDKPGHFVAGDIIRPHLLTTAIGQAWVAVESIDAYLGQAEHKRRPKVDVHHFDLLAKLNEAELSPEHFDAHNGDLRGTSDAKYAIHNYEDRSGAEVIPHDELFLGHYQYTPRIHRKEEVPSADDVLGHFKERVIGYAEEEAINEAKRCMSCGMCFECDNCVIFCPQDAVFRVNKSESTTGRYVDTDYAKCIGCHICADVCPTGYIKMGLGE
- the dsrK gene encoding sulfate reduction electron transfer complex DsrMKJOP subunit DsrK, which encodes MAKANFQVPELKEYAEIPEIEPGVMAHSKTFKSKPEFQDALGFPGELVEDWQKKAIDKMGDLLGRYRSLRVYLDSCVKCGACTDKCHYYLGTHDPKNMPVGRQDLLRKVYRRYFTLAGRFFPDLVGATELTEDVLGDWYNYFHQCSQCRRCSVFCPYGIDTAEISMAAREIMDHIGVGQKYCNEIIGKVYKIGNNLGLPGPALIDTLEGLEEDVFDDTGVEVKFPVDQEGAEILLVTPSADFFAEPHVDGLIGYGKVFHEAGVSWTMSTYASEAANFGMFIGSYDNMRRVALRIREAAIKLGVKRIVFGECGHAWRVAYSFLNTLAGPWDFLDQRYPIPQHICEFTYDLIQQGKLKFDKSQNDDKVLTYHDSCNVARASRMGDKPGGQFDIPRAIIREVCNHYYDMDEETIRDRTFCCGGGGGLLTDDLMEVRVKGAQPRIEALNHVIQEKAVTHMAAICAICKTQFTKVLPYYGMDMDQIVGIHQLVSNAIILTGKESDEQSSESAQATA
- a CDS encoding respiratory nitrate reductase subunit gamma codes for the protein MSFISDIYAYLFYFATLVLLGGVAFKILQYARTPAPLKIPTTPAPTTRVGVALRMTREVVLFESLFRGNKWTWIFSWMFHFGLLLVTLRHLRYFIDPVPVPIQMIQPFGIYGGMAMIVGLAGLWTRRFFVDRVRYISSRSDHLILGLLIAIGLTGLMMRFVVHTDIIRVKEFFAGLYQFEVFVLPADPVLLLHLLLVALLMIIFPYSKLLHAPGLFFSPTRNQVDNPREQRHIAPWAKRLEQE
- a CDS encoding TusE/DsrC/DsvC family sulfur relay protein, yielding MPIEVNGKSFETDEEGYLANINDWEAGVAEVMSKEDDLELTDEHWDIINFLREYYEEYQIAPAVRVLTKAVGKKMGKDKGNSKYLYGLFPYGPAKQACRYAGLPKPTGCV
- the tusB gene encoding sulfurtransferase complex subunit TusB, which encodes MSKLHTVNKSPFEKSSLESCLAHVSEGAAVLLFEDGIYGALKGTAAAETVERALTSVKVYVLGEDLKARGFDEDRLINGISVVDYGGFVDLAAQADAVQAWL
- the tusC gene encoding sulfurtransferase complex subunit TusC, with amino-acid sequence MSATVKKFLYLNRKAPYGTIYAWESLEVVLIGAAFDQDVSLAFVDDGVYQLTKGQETAGIGMKNFSPTYAALGDYDVKKIFVEKESLEERGLSLDDLQHLVWEDEDEDYAEKDSIALVSRAEMAALMDESDVVFSF
- the tusD gene encoding sulfurtransferase complex subunit TusD — its product is MKFAIQINEGPYQHQASDSAYFFTKAALDKGHEVFRVFFYHDGVDNASRLTTPPQDDRNVVERWAALAEQHDLDMVVCVAAAQRRGMVDEGEAKRNGKDATNIHPRFRISGLGQLVEAAIQAERLVVFGD
- the dsrB gene encoding dissimilatory-type sulfite reductase subunit beta, producing the protein MAAKDMREPIESGCPDPWQYMHPTMRKNFGQWKYHEHPRPGVLRHVAYSGDEIWTVKAGTQRILDVFTLRKLCDIGDEFADGFVHFTLRSNIEYMVTEEARVQPLISALEDAGFVVGGTQNSVAMISHTQGWLHCDIPGTDASGVVKSMMDELIDEFRNATMPNRVHITTSCCQINCGGQGDIAINIQHTKPPKINHDLVANVCERPSVVARCPVAAIRPAIVNGKPSLEVDERKCICCGACYPPCPPMQINDAEHSKLAIWVGGNHSNARGKPTFQKLVAAGIPNNPPRWPEATAIVKQILKAYKEGARDWERVNEWIERIGWPRFFEEVELPFTKYHIDTWRGARASFNSSSYIRF
- the dsrA gene encoding dissimilatory-type sulfite reductase subunit alpha, which codes for MAIEKHHTPMLDQLETGPWPSFISGIKRLRDEHPEERINSMTNDLLGQLEHSYETRKGYWKGGTVSVFGYGGGIIPRFSEVGAAFPKSKEFHTLRVQPPAGNHYSTKMLRQLADSWEKHGSGLVTFHGQTGNIMFIGADTPATQHFFDEVNDYGWDLGGAGPCVRTAMSCVGSARCEMSCTNELKSHRMLVNNFTDDVHRPALPYKFKFKVSGCPNDCQNAIERSDFAVLGTWRDDMKVDQDEIKKYVKTKGRQYIIDNVITRCPTNALSLNDDDSIEVNNRDCVRCMHCLNVMPKALHPGDDKGVTILIGGKRTLKIGDLMGTVLVPFKKLETEEDYESMVELAETIIDFWAENGLEHERCGEMIERIGLANFLDGIGIEADPNMLAHPRQSSYIRLDGWDEAAEQWFERQSEQRAAG